One Nicotiana tomentosiformis chromosome 1, ASM39032v3, whole genome shotgun sequence genomic window, TATAGGTCTTGACACAACAACACTACAAGTCTGTGTCAATATGACAGttgccaagtcttgaaagtcgaacgtacgagacatcaagtccttcatcatttttgcataaccgggcatctcCCTCAAAGCATCAATTAGAGGAATGTTTACCTGAATTTCCTTCAGCATTTCCATGAAATTTTTGTACTGTTCATCCTTATGATATTTGACCAACCTCTGCGGTAATGGTGTCGGAGGTCGCTTCTTTCCTGTAGCTTGAGTTAGATCTTGCTCAGGCACTTTTTCTAATGCCTTCTCTTGCACTTTCTTAGTCTCCTCTGCAACCTCTTTTTCCTTGTTTATTTCCTCTTGGGATGGTTGCACTCTTACTTCTATTAGCTCAGTTGACTCATCTAACTCAATTGGCAATGTCACAAGTGTTTCAGTTGACCGGCTCTCAcgagcaatttcttgctctaAATCAAGATCTCTACCATTTCCCAAGCTCACCGCTATAAGCTGATTCGGGCCCTGCTCCTTCGGATTGACATGTGTGTCCGCAGGTAAAGTCCCTTGGGGACGGTTATTCAGAGCAACAGATATCTGCCTtaattgaatctcaatgcctTTTATTGCTGACTCATGTGCTTCCACCTTCTCTTGCATTTTTCCATTAGACCTAATCAGTTGCTGCAGCATTCCTTTAATTTCAGGcaacccatcatcttgtctcactaGTTCTTgctgttgaggttgttgataagctagctgctgattttgttgactgtatccatgttgcctttggtaaggtaCTACTTTACCCTAtggtcgcatagctccaggattCTTGGTGTTATTGTATTGTTGATGTGCTGGTCTATATTGCTGATTTTTGtgcccccaattctgaccaccttgcctctggcCTCCATAGTTGCCCACATAGTTCATGTTCTCTTGATAGTTCTGGTTGTCACTCTCACCACTCCATGAACACACGTgtgttggttaatgcatggtgtacataatccTCCATTAGTCATGTCAACTATGTGTACttgcttctggcctgattcatcaatcttcttggtgaggatactcatttgtttCATCAGAGTAGCCATATTCTCGGCAATGGAATTGTTCGGGTCCAATGCTACTGAGTAAATTATAGGGGTGATTGTAGTGTCTCTTGTCACCCAgcctgagttttgagccattttatctagCAGTACTTTACATTCTCTAAATGActtgctcaaaaatgctccacctaCTAAAGCATCAATATTGGCTTTCAAATTATCCGCCAATCTTATGTAAAACTGTTGTCCCAACATCTtatctggaatgccatgatgcagacacttaaccagcataccTTTGAACCTCTCCCATGTTTCTTGTAATGTTTTAGCTGGTttctgcctgaagctcaatattTCATCAACTTGCTTGGCGGTTTATTTGGTGGGTAAAACTTGTTCAAAAcctgcttgactaattcctcccaagtggtAATGGAATTTATGGGGAGCGAATTAGGCCAAGTTTGGGCTTCTCCTGTCACTGAGAATGGAAACAACGACAGCCTTATTGCTTCCGGTGTCACATTTGGTTGCCTTTGCGTGACACAAATTGATAGAAAATTTTTCATATGCTGTtgtggatcttcaatgtaagacccggagaacagtcccttgtttTGCAGTagatgtagcatgttgtttgtgatttgaaatgactctgcttgtatctgagggactgcaattgcagtTGCCAAATTTTCAAcagtgggttgtgcccaatcatacaaagctgcttctggcacaagaggtacCACACCTTGATTATTCGGGTCATTCACATTGTTTCGATTGTTTTGATTATCCAAAGAGTCACTCATGTCTGGTTCAATTTGTTCTCTTGGGTGATGATGTTGTTTGTCTTTCTTGTTTGCATgatttaatgccttgaaagttttctCAAGATCCGGTAATGCTTTaaacaattcaccagttcttgaagAGTTTCTAGGCAACACCTATAACACACAAGACCacaaacgttagaatttcaatgtaATGAATAGAAATGGAGAAAATTGACTAAACTAAGAATCCTAACAATTCTTATAGCTATAATTAGTAACACTGTTgcttccccggcaacggcgccaaaatttgatcacgcccaactatgccttataaaaaggactaagcggtcgttgcaaatataatccagtttacaagtccggagtcgaatcccataggAAAATAACGTGTTAATTACAACTAATAGTTTTGCACGAATTTaagtaatcaaccttcagaaatattataaaataatttgagagtttactaactaagatcaaagtaattaaaaatgcagtaatttataactaacaaggcaaatattgtagataagatttggaaaagtctaaggttatgattttccCTATTATCGGAATCTTAcccgctacgtttcctataaattcgcctaaatattttataccgatcgtgagtactttaagTATCGTAGCTCTCTCTCTAGTAGCTattacaatttactagacatattctctcgaactacgctagctagcACTAATTTACCGCTCACGACGATCACACTaaggcttcgttatctctaatcccgcctttaaaccctccgtatcgaTCTCTGAACtacgttaggagtggtgttgttcaataactacctaaatgtgCACTCTCTCTCAAGAAATAtatacactaaataggcacagttaattgagagctcttcaattaacaacaatgaaaatatagttgaacaagtagagaaaaatcaaaggcaaatctatattaaacgcagtaaagaatcatcctccaataggttccatcaaaccttagATTAAAGAGTTTAGAtactcataaatacaacaacaatcaaCATAATGTTTAAAAACATGAAACTACAAAGTAAAGAGATAAAGGAAGGGAAAACTCGTTTGATTCTTGCTCCACAGTGCTTGGCAGCCTATTTCTTCTCCAAAATCATGTCCAACCCTAGAATAACTCATTTGGGGAGTATTTATGTCAATCCCCCGGTCCAATTTCGGGTTTGGGTCTTTTAACCCGTGACTTTTAATTACCATGCTATAGACCTTGCgtagcctggtctatagcgcggttaACCTGGCTATAAACCTcgcaaagcctggtctatagcgcggtcgacctggctatagaccttgcAAAGCCTTGTTTATAGCGCGGTCGACCTGGATATAGACCTcgcaaagcctggtctatagcacggtcaacctggctatagaccttgcAAATTCTGGTCTGTAGCACGGTTTGGATACTTGAtgcttttgtgctcttttcttgtattttgtccTCTTTTTGTGAAATTTTCATTTGATGATTCCTTCTgatgttcctacacataaaacaacacaatttagctcaaatatcacACAATAACTCATtagaccaacaaaatatagggtgagtaatgtgctaaaagtaaAGCATTTTGGCATCACATcaattttatatggattcaagcatgaaaaattgtagaaatttgggattttgaagaaaaccataaaaattggtatttttagattttgaccacgaatcggacatggaattagaaataaatcgtatatttgagttcgtgatgttatgggtaaagtttatcttcgataattttcggaatccaggcacgtgggcccgatggtcGATATtatcgactttttgagcggagttgaaaattgtttaaattgattaattatgggtattataacacattttgattggtttgcaccttgtttgcatagttttgtatcgacaagcatcggtttgaggtgttagagtggcgttggagccgtcTATGGagcttcagagcgaggtaagtctcttgtctaatcttgtaagagggaatttaccccataggtgatttaaattaataattgttgctaattgtaggggctacatacgtacgagatgacgagagtccgtgcgtagctactaattatgctacgtcagggtagtttaggactcaaagcattaattacttataataattgcatcctttatttaattaaagtactagaattatattggaaattgttagaggaaagaGTAAAAGACTAAAATTTcgcatacttgaatttttgtgcaaattacttgattgttaatagaaattgtatatCCTTATGTGTCAGCATtttaataacttctcattccggaagttcataagaaaatgtcttcctttcttgtggagcgggccaaacgccttggaagtatagatgcatctatggatcgtgccacacgtccctcgacagtgtacatgacactctggattgggtcgtacgacctcggcagaaatcatacttaataataataattacacgataccttggcattctattgcagcttgtgaagataattgattaattggaaattattgaatttgaaagaattatttattccctcttgttaagaaaaattattgttattcacataaactATGTCtagttaaatatttatattttaacattaatgacccatagtgagtgtcaaaatcgacctctcgtcactacttcttcgagattagacttgatacttactgggtacacgttgtttacgtactcatactacacttgttgcacatttttgtgtaggtacatgTATGTCTAGTGATCTTTTGGGCACAGAGGCGCAGCTATCGCGGAGACTTACGGTAAGCTGCATTCCATGCTATGAATCAGTGGAGCACCAGTGGAGCACATATCATCTGGATTTCCACCCCAATCAGAGTCCAAGTAAGTAATGAGATCAAATGGGGCACGAGGAGCAATATAAAGAGAAATGGTAGATATAGCCTTGAGATAACGCAGAACACGTTTGGCAGCTTGCAAGTAGAGGTGAGTCGGCTGGTGCATGAATTGTGAAAGCCGGTTGATAGCAAATGCAATGTCAGGTCGAGTGATAGAGAGGTATTGAAGAGCACCTACAAGCTGACGATATTGCTTTTGATCCATAGGGGCAGATCCATCTGCAAGCTTAAGTACAACAGAGGCTGAAAGAGGTGTAGTAACACATTTGGCATCAAGCATATTGAACCGCCGAAGAAGATCAGTAATATACTTCTTCTAGGAGAGATAAAGACCTGCGGTAGTTCGACAAACTTCAACACTAAGAAAATAAGTGAGTGCAGTCAAGTCTTTGAGCGAGAAGCGGGCAGCAAGCACTTTGTTGACATGAAGTATCTTGGTGCTGGATGAACCTGTTAAAATAATATCATCTACGTACAAAAGTAGGAAAAGAACAAAACCTGGACCACGCATTGTAAACAGAGAGGTATCTGATTTGGAATCAACAAACCCAATGGAACATATGAAATTCTTAAACTCAATATACCAAGCTCGAGGTGTTTGACGAAGACCATAGATTGTCTTGTGAAGTCTGCAAACATGAGAGGGGTACTGATAGTTCACGAAACCAGGGGTTGTTCCATGTAAACTTCCTCTTCTAAAGTGCCTTGCAAGAAGGCATTATTGACATCAAGCTGATCGAGAGGCCACTTGAAATAAGTGGCAAATGTGAGAATGAGGCGAATGGTAGTAGGCTTGACTATGGGGCTGAATGTGGAGTTGAAGTTAATGCTAGGGCGCTGATGGAAACCTTTTGCAACTAAATGAGCCTTTAAACGATCAATGTTACCATCTACTTTTTGTTTGACCCAAAATACCCACTTGCACCCAATAACATTTTGTGTGGATGAGGGAGGTACTAGACTCCAAGTTTCGTTCTTCACAAGTGCATCAACCTCTTTCTGCATTGCATCTCGCCATTCTTTAGATTTGACTGCATGCTTATATGTGTGAGGAGTGATCATGGAATCTGTGGATATAACTAAAGCCGAGTAATCAAGAGGCTTCTTTGGTTTAAAGATGTTATGCTGAGAACAAGTAGCTATACAAGCAGGTTCAGTAGTAGGGCTACTTACATGCTGCAAAAGAGAGTTGGAAGCATCTTCACTCAATGCCGAAGTAGAGGTGGACTGTGATTGGACTGGAGACTCATGAGAACTGGTGGTTGAAGACAAACTAGAAGTAGCAGGTGGTGAAATGATGGTGTCTGATGGCTGCAACAGAGGAGTTGACATGACATGGGGTAGAGAAAGGTCATGTGAAGTGATTGTAGTATTGTTCTGATCATGAGAGGTATGGGGTGAGCAATCAGTAAGTACAACATCAAGCAAGATGTAGAGATTAGATTTAGTTTGCCTTGGTAAAGAGGAGAACATGGTGACAAAAGGGAAGTTATTTTCTAAGAAAACAACATGGCGGGAAAATAAAAGCTTAGAGGTAGAAGGATCAAAACATTAGTAGCAATGATATTTGGTGGAATAGCCAAAAAAGACACATGGTTTGGATTTTGGATCAAGTTTATGGTTAGTATAGGGACGTAGACAAGGATAGCACAAGCAACCAAAGGTGCGAAGTGGTTTATAATTTGGAGGGGTATGAAACAGATATTCATATAGAGATTTGCCTTGTAGTATCGGCGTGGTCATTCTATTTATAAGATAGATAGTTGTTGAGCACGCGTAAGGCCAGTATGCAAGTGGTATAGAGGCTTGATGTAAAAGAGTCAAAGTTATTTCCATAATATGATGATGGCGTCATTCAGCACTACTAACTCTTTGAAGATTGTAGGGGGTGAGAAAAGGTGTTGAATTCCCATATCTGAAAGTATTTTTGTGAGACCCTCATATTCTCCACCACTATCAGAATAAACAGTAAGAATTGGAAcactaaaatatttttcaacaagtAATATGAAGTTGATAAAAGTTAAAACAACATCAGATTTCCTTTTTAAAGGGAAAAAACATATGTATTTGGTGAAATGATCCACAAAGATAACATAGAAGTGAAATCCATGAGAGGATGTGACTGGAGAAGGTCCCCATACATAAGTAAATAGTAGTTCTAGTGGTCTTGAACTTTTCAAAGTCGATTGTTTAAATAGTAAACGGTGACTTTTATTGCAAAGACAAGAATTACAATGATCTTGATAAGAAGTGAAAATGGGCAAATTAAACTGAGAGACAATTGACTTTAGAACTTTTAAATGGGGGTGACCAAGACGACGATGCCAAAGGGTGAACGAGGAATTGTTGGCAGAAGAAGCAAGATAGGATGCTGGTGGTGGCGAGGATTTAGTCCATTCGTAAGTACGAGCTCTATTCGGGCCTTGAGCCAAAGGTGCTCCCGTGGCCAAATACTTCACAACAAAGACAGTAGGAAAGAACTCAACAGATATTTTATTTTGCTCGCAAAATTGAGGAACAAATATTAAATTGCGATGAATGGAAGGAGCACATAAAACATTTTTCAAAACAAAGTTTTGAGAAGTAGAGGGAAGAGTTGTATGCCCTGTATGGGTAATTGTAATACCATTATCATCACCAACAATTACATCATCAGTACCAGTGTAGTCTGTGTTGGGGTTTTAAGCTTATTTTAGCTTAAAAGAGGGCgaatgggaaatggaaggaaaaataaaaatttaattttccctccttgacaaaaGGGACATTATCCCAAATTTAAGGAGGAAAAGACTTTTTAtgg contains:
- the LOC138904511 gene encoding uncharacterized protein gives rise to the protein MLVKCLHHGIPDKMLGQQFYIRLADNLKANIDALVGGAFLSKSFRECKVLLDKMAQNSGWVTRDTTITPIIYSVALDPNNSIAENMATLMKQMSILTKKIDESGQKQGKVVPYQRQHGYSQQNQQLAYQQPQQQELVRQDDGLPEIKGMLQQLIRSNGKMQEKVEAHESAIKGIEIQLRQISVALNNRPQGTLPADTHVNPKEQGPNQLIAVSLGNGRDLDLEQEIARESRSTETLVTLPIELDESTELIEVRVQPSQEEINKEKEVAEETKKVQEKALEKVPEQDLTQATGKKRPPTPLPQRLVKYHKDEQYKNFMEMLKEIQVNIPLIDALREMPGYAKMMKDLMSRTFDFQDLATVILTQTCSVVVSRPIAKKLSDPGSFTIPCTIGNYAIAKALCDLGASINMMPFSIYKMLGIGRARSTSMLLQLATRTVKKPSGILDDVLVQVGKFVFPTDFVILDCKVDEEIPIIWEGYS